One window of the Pedobacter ginsengisoli genome contains the following:
- a CDS encoding DUF1569 domain-containing protein, translating to MALPNIFSKSVSDEIITRINNLTPESQPEWGKMDVARMLAHCNVTYELVYEDIHKKPKAFLKFILKLMIKNKVVNEKPYGKNGATAPQFLITDAKVFENEKARLIDYIEKTQQLGEAHFNNKESHSFGVLTKTEWNNMFYKHLNHHLNQFKV from the coding sequence ATGGCATTACCTAATATCTTCAGTAAATCAGTTTCTGATGAGATAATTACAAGAATTAACAATCTAACGCCTGAAAGTCAGCCTGAATGGGGTAAAATGGATGTTGCCCGAATGCTGGCACATTGCAATGTAACTTATGAATTGGTGTATGAGGACATACATAAAAAACCTAAGGCCTTTTTGAAATTTATTTTGAAACTAATGATAAAAAACAAGGTTGTTAACGAAAAGCCTTATGGTAAGAACGGAGCAACTGCACCTCAGTTTTTAATTACTGATGCTAAAGTGTTTGAAAATGAAAAAGCACGCTTAATTGACTACATTGAAAAAACCCAGCAACTTGGCGAAGCTCATTTTAACAATAAAGAATCTCACTCTTTTGGTGTACTGACAAAGACTGAGTGGAACAATATGTTTTATAAACATCTTAATCATCATTTAAACCAATTTAAGGTTTAA
- a CDS encoding DUF3500 domain-containing protein, producing MKNLSTIFCILFVLLFSINSKSVTKINNTFTPGQVVNAANTFIKSLNADQQKAVVVDYVRENATKWTNLPCGLQCRLGLLLGSLTDTQLQNAKAVVKAAMGTQVSRGYDQAMQILAADGFLGTSRNGYSAGNYIIAFLGKPSLTGKWQLQLGGHHLAVNLTFDQGKVIGASPLFIGLEPKTWTADGVTYTPLKANHDLLTGILASLNTEQLENAKLNNGFSDILVGPGADGKFPTTKSGLRVGSLNKQQKAMVVDAMKAWVQIADDATAKKLIATYTTEIDNTYIAYFGGTALTNKGDYIRIDGPSVWIEFICQPGAVFPAEVHYHTLYRDHTRDYGGGFSFFN from the coding sequence ATGAAAAACCTTAGCACAATATTCTGTATATTATTTGTTTTGCTTTTTAGTATAAACAGCAAGTCGGTTACTAAAATAAATAACACCTTTACCCCTGGACAAGTTGTAAATGCCGCAAATACCTTTATCAAATCTTTAAATGCCGATCAGCAAAAAGCGGTTGTTGTTGACTATGTTAGAGAGAATGCAACAAAATGGACAAACCTACCATGTGGATTGCAATGCAGACTTGGGCTTTTATTGGGCTCATTAACAGATACACAGCTTCAAAATGCCAAAGCAGTAGTTAAAGCTGCGATGGGGACTCAAGTTTCAAGGGGATATGACCAAGCTATGCAAATTTTGGCAGCTGACGGTTTTCTGGGTACGAGCCGTAATGGTTATTCTGCTGGAAATTATATTATTGCATTTCTAGGTAAACCATCCCTTACAGGGAAATGGCAACTTCAGCTAGGGGGGCATCATCTGGCGGTGAATCTAACATTTGATCAGGGCAAGGTTATTGGAGCTTCACCCCTGTTTATTGGCTTAGAGCCCAAAACCTGGACTGCCGATGGTGTTACCTACACCCCTCTTAAAGCAAACCATGATCTGTTGACAGGCATCCTGGCTTCATTGAATACTGAACAATTAGAAAATGCCAAATTAAATAATGGCTTTAGTGATATATTAGTTGGCCCTGGTGCAGATGGTAAATTTCCTACCACTAAATCGGGTTTGAGAGTGGGTTCATTAAACAAACAACAAAAAGCAATGGTAGTAGACGCTATGAAAGCCTGGGTGCAAATTGCTGATGATGCTACAGCTAAAAAGTTAATTGCTACTTATACGACAGAAATAGATAATACTTATATAGCCTATTTTGGTGGGACAGCACTTACCAATAAAGGTGATTATATACGGATTGACGGCCCATCTGTTTGGATTGAGTTTATTTGCCAGCCTGGGGCCGTGTTTCCGGCTGAGGTACATTATCATACTCTTTACAGAGATCACACCCGTGATTACGGTGGTGGTTTTAGTTTTTTTAATTAA